In the genome of Acidobacteriota bacterium, the window TGCTCGTAGCGGGCATCTTCGAGCGACGCCGAAGCGGCCATGACGTTCCGGGAGTCGAACCCGGGCTGAAGCGTTTGCAAGTGGATGAAGGTTCGAATCAGCAAGCCTGCGCCGACGAGCAGTACGACGCCCAGCGCGACCTCGGCCATCACCAGCAGACGGCGGGGCCACCCGCGCGCGCCGCCCGCGACCGATCGCGTCCCGCCCTCGGCGAGCGCCGCTTGCACGTCGACGCGCGTGGCATGCATCGCTGGAACCAGCCCGAAGACGATCGTGGTCAGCAGCGTCAGCGCCATCGTCACGAACAGCACGCGGCCATCCAGGCCGACGTCGCCCCACGGGGTGAGCAGCAGGTCACTGGCCGAGGCTTTCAACGCCGCTATCGCGGCGGCGCCGAGCGCCAAGCCCACAACGCCCCCGCACACTGCGAGTACCAGGCTTTCGATCAGCAATTGACGGACCACCGTGCGTCGATCGCCGCCCACCGCCAGCCGCGTGGCAATTTCCCGCGTCCGTCGGCCGGCGCGGGCCAGCAGCAGGCCCGCCAGGTTGACGCAGGCCACGAGCAGCACCAGGCCGACAGCGGCGCCGAGTAACAACAGTGGCGTCCGCACGTCGGCCGTCAGGCTCTCTTGCAGGGACCGCAGACTATGCGACGCCGTCACACCGTCCGACGAGGTTCGGCTTTGCAGCGCAGGATCGGCGACGGCAGCGACCTCTCCAGCCGCCTGCGTCCAGCTCACGCCGTCGCGCACTCTCGCGATAATGCCGTAGTTCTGGCCGCTGCCTTCGCCCGAACGCGACGGGCGGATCGGCGTCCAGAGATCGGCTTCGGAATTGGTCCGGAACGAGGGCGGCATGACCCCGACCACGGTGTGCGGCTCGCCCTTCAGCAACACCGTTTGGCCGACAATGCCGGCGTCGCCGCGAAAGGCGGAACGCCACAGCCGGTCGCTCAATATCGTGACCGCCGGTCCGCCGGCGCGGTCCTCATCGAGGGAGAACTCGCGGCCAATCAATGGCGGCACACCGAGTACGCCAAAATACCCGGCGCTCACGCGTTGCGGAAACACCGGCAGGGCCTGATTGGCAGCCACCAGGTTGATGCGGGCGGAGAGCCCAGAAAACACTGCGGCGTCAATGCTCTTCGCCTGATCGCGCACCGCCTCCCACACCGCGCCAGTGTGCGACGAGTTCTCACCCAGCCGCGCGCCATTGCGATGGATGACGAGTGTCAGCTCGGCGAGCCGGTCCGGCTGCGGATACGGCAGCGGCCGCAGCATTACTGCATCCACCAGAGAGAACACCGCGGTGTTGGCGCCAATCGCCAGGCCCAGCGTCAGAATGGCCGTGAGCGAGAACCCGGGCGACTTGATCAGTTGCCGCCACCCGAACTTCCAATCGTCAATCAGCATGGGTGAGCCTTCTCCGTCCCTACATCCCGAGTTCTCCCGTCGCTTGGACGGAGCCGCGGGCTGAAGGGTTGGCGGTAGGAAACTACGTGCCTGACAGGTTCTTCGCGGTCAGGAAACCACTGTGTCCGCAAGCGATTTCGAACTGAACGTCTACTTAGTCTTCCGCACGTTCCCGGAAGTGCCCTCACGAATGATCCTATTGGCCGGGAACGCGCCGGGGCGCTGCGGAGGCTGGACGGGCGGTTTGGGCGGCGCCTGCGGCTTTGTTGAGCTGTTCGACATGTTGTGCCCTCACTTGGTCTAGCGCGTAAGGAATCGCCGCGAGTGCCGTTGCTACGAATGCCCTGATGAGCGATTGCCTGGCTTTATGGAGCCATCCGGACCGCTCATCATTCTTCTGAGTGTTCGCGTCCGCGGCATCAATCATACCCGTCCGAAGCCGGGTGGCGAAGTCGGGCTCGTGGGCCACATCTGCTCCGTTGTCCTCGGCATATCTTCGCCAGTCGTGATCTTCCTCCGCCCACCTGTCCAGGTCTTTCAAGAGCGGAAGGTAAGCGTAGTCCTGCCGGTGATACGTCCAGAAGAGCAATCCGACGCAGTACACGAGCGCCCATCCAGCGGCGATAATCAGCAGGAAGAAGACGGTGGTGATCGGGTCTTCCTGAAAAGTGAAGGACCGGATCATTGCGAGACACGCGCCGCCGATTGCGGTGAGCAATGCCACGGGCAGAGTGAGGGAGCCGTTCAAGTGCTCCTTCCGCTGCAACTCGTAGTTGTAGCGGTCGAGGACGAACTTGTCGTCCATTCTCATGATGCGGTCGCGATTGTATGCTCGCGGTGAGTCGTGATCGCCATGCTCGATCGACAGCAGGATCTGTGCCGCTGCAGCCCAGAGGGACGACGGCCACCGAAGCGATCAGATCGGACAACCCCGGTTGTCGTTTCGCAAAACGCCGTCAGCAACCGCAGTTCCGCTGACGCAACGGCAGTTGCCGTCGCACCGGCACCGGCCCCGACAAGGAGTGCCCTCCCGACCAGTGGTTCCCTTCCGACAAGCAGTGCCCTCCCGTCAGGTTATGATCGGGCGACCATGAACACTGCTACCGGCCCCGGTCTCTCGAGTCTCGTCAGGGAGCAACTCGCAACACCCTCCCCCATCCGCCAAATCATGAAGATGGCCGAGCGGCAGAACATCCTCGCCATGGGCCTGGATCCCGCCAATGTCATCTCGTTCGGCGGAGGATGGGTCAATCACGAGGCGCCGGAGGAGTTCCGCCAGGCGTACCAGGCGGTCGTCTCGGATACGGATCTGTTTCACAAGAGTGGCGGCTACACGGCCACGCTCGGCGACCTGGAGTGCCGCGAGCAGATTGCGCGCTTCGAGGAGCACGTCTTCGGCGTGCCGCGCCTCGCCGCCCAGCACATCGCCATCGGCATGGGCAGCACGCAGCTCACGCACGACCTGTTCCGCACGCTGCTCGATCCGGGCGACACGGTGATGCTGCTCGACCCAACCTACGCCAACTACGAGGGCCAGCTGGCCTTCGCCGCCACCGGCATCAAGATCGTGCGGTTGCGCGTGCTCGATCCCGAGACGTGGTCGTACCTGCCCGAGACCGATCCCGCCGGCGTCGCACGCGAGTTCACCCGGCTCTTCGATCACCATCGTCCCAAACTGGTGCTGTTTGGAGCGCCCGACAACCCGACCAGCCAGGTCGTGCCGCAGGCGCTGGCCGACGTGATGCTGGCGAAAACGGCTGAAGCCGGTTCGTGGCTGGCCATCGACTTCGCCTACAAGTGCCAGTACTTCCAGGCGCCACCGGCGTACTACGCGTGGTCACCGGCCGACCATCCCAACGTGATCGGCATTCACTCCAACTCGAAGTGGGCACGCGGCCTCGGGCGGCGGCTTGGCTGGATCGAGGCGCAGTCGGCGGTGGTCGAGGCCATTGAACGGGTGCAGCAGTGCAGCATCCTGTGCCCCGACACCCTCGCGCAGATGGCCATGGCGCGGTATCTCAAGCAGGCGATTCCGGATGGATCGCTGCGCAAGTACATCGACCACGCCAACGTCATGTACAAGCATGCCGCCGACGTCACGCTCAAGGCGATTGACGCGCACCTGCAGCGACCGCGGCTTACGCCGTTTGGCGGCCTTTACACCTGCGTGGACATCGGCACCAATGCGGAAGCCTTTGTGCCCAAGGCGCTGCAGGCGACGGGCGTCCTGGTGGTTCCAGGCGGCGGGTTTGGCGCGTCGCTGACCAACGGCGTGCGGATCTCGTTTGGCCCGCTGGTGCGAGACACGGCGACGATCGAAGCGGGCCTGGAACGGCTCGGCCGCTGGATGCGTGCCCAATAGGCACGCGGCGTGCCTAGACGATCGGTCCCTCGATCCACTGCGCGGGTGGCGTGATCTCAGCCATTGGCGCACCACCGGGGTCGGCCCGCCCTGATCCCTCCAACCGGCTGATCGCGCGCACCGTCATGTCGTGATCGCACAGGATCTGGCACGACAACCGGACGCCGCTCAACCCTTTCGCGGTCAGCTTCTCCTGCTCGGCAACGGTGTGCCTGGCCGGCTCTCCCTCGATAAATTCGATTCTGCAGGTGGTGCACCGGGCGTTGCCGCCGCAGGCGTGCAGGATGTCTACCTTGGCATCCTGTTCGATCGCGAGGACCAGGCGCTTGCCGGCCGCCACGTCAACCGTTCCATATCCTTCTACCGTCAGCTTGGGCATCAGGAGATTGTACAGCGCTCCGCGGGCGCCGGCTTGGCCGTTACGAGCGGCGCGGCCGTGACCGCGCTACCCAGCTGATCAAATGCGACTTGCTGCAGGGCGCGCACTTCGGCGCGCGACATCCCCAACTCGAATCCTGAACACTCGGCGTCGCCGAGCGAGCGCGGATCTTTTCCGGTCAACGTGCCGAAAATCACGAGCGCCTCGAGGTAATAGCCGTGGGTGCTGGCGTGATACGCATCGTAGGTCCACAGGTTGAGCTTGCCGGCGTCGATGCCGTCGTAGGGATTCGGATCGGCGACGCCCGTCTGCATGGCGCGATTCCAGGCCTCGCCCACCGGGATCACCGCCTTGACGCCGGCGGGCCTGGCCGCCTGGTCGTACGCGGCGCGAATGTCCCGCGCCATCGCTTCAATGGATTGCCCGGTCCAGGCGCCCTTCGCCGGGTACACGTGATCGGCGCGCGCCCAGGTCGCCATGGTGTAAATGGCCACCTTGGGATTCTTGCCGCGCAGAAACTCGGCCATCGCCTTCGTCGTGGCAATCAGCTTGGCGGGATCGCGATGCTTCTCGCGATCAAGCAGGCTGAAACCGTGCATGACGACGGTGTCCCAGGCGCGCGAGCCGATTACGGAGAGCTTGTTCGCCAGATGGAAGTCGAGCCCGCTGCCGCCGCGGGTTTCGAGCGAGACGTCGTAGTCGAGCCCCGCCTGCTGCGTGAACGACTTGAACAGCGCCGGCACGCCGCCAATGCCTTCGTGGTTCAGGTCCGTCACTGTGTCGGCGCGATAGAAGCGCACCGGCGAGCCCGCGCCAAACAGGAAACTGTTGCCGATGAAGAGCACGCTGATGCTGGCCGCGGCGCCGGTGCTGCCGAAGGCGATGATCAGGCCGGCGATCAGGGTGACGATCGACTTCATGGCGCCTATTCTGCCCTATCTATCAAACGGCATGCCGATGTAGTTGCTGTCATTCTCCCACCGCAAAATCAGCTGCGTGAACATGAACTGGATCATCAGCCGCTGATCCGCCATCCGGGTGACATTGATCTGCTGCTGGTGTTTCACATGCCACTCGTAGACGTCATAAAACACCGAGGTGCCGATGTCGCAGAACTCGGGGAACTTACCGCTCGACTTCAGGAAGGTCTCAAGGCGGCCCTTCACCTGGCCAACCCGGCCGTGGTCGAGCGAGCTACCAAGCAGGCCACGCTGCACATGGCCGCTCAGCTCCTCGATCTCCCGCCTGATCTCCGTCAACCCGGCCCGAATGACCGGGCCATCCTGCACGGCTTCCGCCGGCGACGGGGCGGCTCCAGTGGCCAAAGTTCCCAATACCCCGGCAGTAACGACTTCTCGACGGCTGATCATGCTGCCTCCTCAGACTGGGCGCACTGAAGTGCGCCCCTACGAGTCCACCAGACTGGGCACGCTAAGGTGCGCCCCTACGACTGTCAGTCAGACGCGCGGCAAACGGCTCCGGCCGCCATAGAATAACGGCGTCATGCGATTTTTCGGGTGCCTTGCACTGATCCTGTCCTTCCCGCTCCTGGCCGCTGCGCAAACCGCCAGCCCGGGGTCCGGCGTACCTCTCGAAATCGCCACCGCGCGCGCAGCGAACATCAGCGACCTGCGCTATGAGCTGGTGCTGTCCATCCCCGAGGACCTTGCGGCGCCGCTGACCGGCACCAACACCCTCCGCTTCTCCCTGAAAGACGCCTCGACACCGCTGGTCATCGACTTCGAGACCAGCCGGGAGCACCTGAAGGCCGTCGAGGCCAACGGCCGGCCGTCGCCCTTCGCCTACGTCAACGGCCACCTGATCGTACCCGCGGCCTCGCTGGTCGCCGGCGCCAACACGGTGCGCGTCACCTTCAACGCCGGCGACGCCTCGCTCAATCGCAGCAAGGATTTCCTCTACACCCTGTTCGTGCCGGCCCGCGCGCGGCTGGCGCTCCCGGTCTTCGACCAACCCGACCTCAAGGGCAGGTGGACGATGACGCTGGAGCATCCGGCGGCGTGGCAGTCGGCAGCCAACGGCGCGGAGCTGACGCGCACGGTCAACGGCACGCGCGCAACCGCCACGTTCGCCGAGACGCAGCCACTGTCCACCTACCTGGTGGCCTTCATCGCCGGCGACTTCAAGATCGAAACCGCCGAGCGCAACGGCCGCACGTTCCGGATGTTCCACCGAGAGACCGACGCCGGCAAGGTCGCGCGCAACCGCGAGGCCATCTTCGACCTGCACGCGCGGGCCCTGGCGTTTCTCGAGGACTACACCGCGATCCCCTACGCGTTCGGCAAGTTCGACTTCGTGGCGATCCCCGCGTTCCAGTTCGGCGGCATGGAGCACGCCGGCAAGATCCTCTACAACGCCTCGGGCCTGATGCTCGACGAGTCGGCGACGCAGAACCAGTTGCTGGGACGCGCGTCGGTAATCGCCCACGAAACAGCGCACATGTGGTTCGGGGATCTGGTGACCATGCGCTGGTTCAACGACGTCTGGATGAAGGAAGTGTTCGCCAACTTCATGGCGGCAAAGATCGTGAACCCGTCGTTCCCGACAGTGAATCACGACCTGCGCTTCCTGCTGTCGCACTACCCGGCCGCCTACGAGGTGGATCGCACGCCGGGCGCCAATCCCATTCGCCAGGTGCTCGACAACCTGAACGAGGCCGGCAGCATGTACGGCGCAATCATCTACCAGAAGGCGCCGGTGGTGATGCGGCACCTCGAGACGCTGCTCGGCGCCGACAACTTCCGGGATGGGCTGCGCGACTACCTGAAGCGCCACGCCTTCGCCAACGCGACGTGGTCGGACTTGATCACGGTGCTCGACGCGCGCACCCCGGTGAACCTGCAGCAGTGGAGTCGTGCCTGGGTGGACCAGCCAGGCCGGCCGGCCATCCAGACCGAGCTGCAGCTCAAGGACGGCAAGATCGCGCGCCTGGCGTTCCGCCAGCGCGATCCACGCAACCGGAACTTGATCTGGCCGCAGCAACTACGGGTGGCCCTTGGCCTGCCTTCGGGGCGCGAGATGATGATCGTGGACCTGAACGGCGCCAGCGTGGACGTGCCCCAGGCGGTCGGCCAGCCGGCGCCGGCGTACGTGCTGCCGAGCGCCGCCGGCTGGGCCTACGGCTCGTTCGTGCTCGACCGCACCACGCTCGACTACCTGGCCTCGTCTTTGCCGGAGATCGACGATCCGCTGACGCGCGGCAGCGCCTGGGTCACGCTGTGGGACGCGCTGCTCGACGGCCAGGTCCGGCCGGCGGCGTTCGTCGATCTGGCGATGCAGTCGCTGCCACGTGAAACCGACGAGCAGATGACGTCCCGGATCCTGGGCTACACCGCAGCGGCGTGGTGGCGGTTCCTGAAGCCCGCTGAACTGGCGGCCCGCGCGACGCGGCTTGAATCGCTGCTGCGCGAAGGACTGGCACAGGCGCAGACACCCAGCCAGAAGGCATCATGGTTCGGCACGTTGCGTAATGTCGCGCAGACGCCCGGTACCGTCGAGTGGCTGCGCAAGGTGTGGGCGAAGGAAGAAGCGGTCACCGGATTGCCGCTCGCCGAGGCCGACTTCACGACGCTGGCGCTCGAGCTCGCGGTGCGGCAGGTGCCGGACTGGCAGCAAATCCTCCAGACCCAGCTCACGCGGATTGAGAACCCGGATCGCAAGGGCCGCTTCGCGTTCGTGATGCCCGCGCTTTCTGCCGATCCCGCTGTCCGCGAGAAGTGGTTCGTGTCGCTCAAGGACGTGGCGAACCGGCGCCGCGAGCCGTGGGTGCTCGAGGGATTGGGCTACCTGCACCACCCGCTGCGCGCCGCCAGTTCCGAGAAGTACGTGCGGCCGAGCCTCGACCTGCTGTGGGACATCCAGAAGACCGGCGACATTTTCTTCCCCAAGCGCTGGCTCGACGCCACGCTCGGCGGGCACCAGTCACCGGCGGTCGCCAACACGGTGCGCGACTTCCTGAAGAACCTGCCGGCGCACTATCCCGAGCGCCTGCGCAACATCACGTTGCAGTCGGCGGACGAATTGTATCGGGCGGCGGAGATCACGAGGCGCTAGGCCACAGATTCGCGCCGGTTTACTCAGAGCGGCCGGCCTACAGACCCAGCACCGCCGGCTGGCGCCGGCGATGGTTCGTGGCGCCCTCGAACGCGTGGGCCAGCTGCAGCACGCTCCAATCGTCGCGGTGACGGCCCACAATCTGAATACCGACCGGCAGGCCGCCGGTCGTGAAGCCGGCCGGGACCGAAATGGCCGGGTTCGCCATGAACGTCACGTACCAGCAGGAGCGCATCCAGTCGAGATACGTGGCCATCGTCGTGCCCGCCACCTGCGTGGGATACGGCGTGGTGACGTCAAACGGCGCGACCTGGGTGACGGGCAGCACGAAGTAGTCGTAGCGTTCAAAGAACTGCCGGCTCTGGTCAAACATCAGCGAGTGCCTGGCCATGGCACGCCCCAGGTCGGCGCCGGTCATGCGTTCGGCCTGGGCAGCCTCGTACTTGATCGTGTCTTTCACCCACTCCGGCCGTTCGCGGAGCAACTGCGAGTTCCGCGGATGGTTGGCGGCATAGCGCAGCGTCGGGAATGCCTGGTCCACGCCGGTGAAGTCGGGTTCGGCATCTTCGATCTGGCAGCCCAGGTCGGCAAACACGCGGCGGTTGGCGTCCACGACCGTGCGGATCTCCGGTTCGAACGGAATGCCCCCCAGCCCCTGCCACCAGGCGATGCGAACCCCCTTGAAGCTGCGGTCCAGCGGCCGCCTGAAGGTTGCCGGATCGTCCGACAGCGAGAGCGGGCTGCGCCCATCGGCGATCGCGATCGCGCTGAGGAACAGCGCCACGTCGGCGACCGATCGTGCGATCGGCCCCGACACCGAGAGCGGACTCCACGACGTGCTGTCAGTGGGGACGCGGCCCGGCGACGGCCGCAGCCCGACGACATTGCAGAACGCCGCGGGGTTGCGGAGCGAGCCGCCGGTGTCGCTGCCGTCGGCAATCGGCACCATCCCGCACGCCAGCGCCACCGCGGCGCCGCCGCTGCTTCCGCCACAGGTCTTGGTCACATCAAACGGATTGCGCGTGGCACCAAATACCTGGTTGAACGTCTGTGAGCCTGCGCCGAGCTCGGGAGTGTTGGTCTTGCCGCAGGTGATGGCGCCAGCGGCCTTGATGCGGGTCACGATCAGCGCGTCGCGCGTCGGGACATTATCCTTGTAGAACAGCGACCCGCGGGTGGTGCGAATGCCGGCGGTGTCGACCAGGTCCTTGTGCGCCACCGGTAATCCATGCAGCACGCCGAGCGGTCCGCCCCGGGCGGCCAACTCGTCGGCCTTGGCCGCTTCGGCCATGGCGCGGTCGGCGACCAGCGTCACGATGGCGTTGACCTTCGGGTTGACGCGCTCGATGCGCGCCAAGTGTGCGGCCATCACGTCCCGTGCCGACACGTCCTTGCGCCGGAGCCGCGTCGCCAGGTCCACGGCGCTCAGGTCGCACAACTCGTCTGGTTTCGAGACCCCGGGCCGGGCCTGCCTGCGCTCGCCCGACGAGAGCGCGTGCAACGGTCCGCCCACGGCGGCCGCCCCAAGAGCCAAGCCAAAGGTGCGACGGCTAATCTGATCCATGAGTCCCTCCCTCGTGCTCGCTACTGTGCGCCGCCAACTCGGCGACCTTTCGCATGTGGCCGGTCGCCGGATCGAGGGCCCGATCGCCCACGCCAATGCCGCCGGCCCCCCAGTGGCTCGCGAATCTCGAACCGGCCGATGCGAGTGGGGATCGCCAATCGGCCAGATTCTACCCGATGCCTCGCTCACGCCCGGACCAATTGGCGGATAATCCCGCCATGCGTACAGCCCTGACTTTCGTCATCCTCCTCGCCGGCGTCGTGACGGTGCCGTTCGAAGCCGCCCAGGATTTCGACCTCGTGATCGTCAATGGCCGGGTCATGGACCCCGCATCGGGCCTGGACGGGGTGCGCAGCGTCAGCGTGCGCGGCGGTTCGATCGCGGCCATTGAGGTGGGACCGCTGCGCGGCAGGACCGTGATCGATGCCGGCGGCCACGTGGTGGCGCCGGGGTTCGTCGATCTCCACCGCCACGGCCA includes:
- a CDS encoding 2Fe-2S iron-sulfur cluster-binding protein is translated as MPKLTVEGYGTVDVAAGKRLVLAIEQDAKVDILHACGGNARCTTCRIEFIEGEPARHTVAEQEKLTAKGLSGVRLSCQILCDHDMTVRAISRLEGSGRADPGGAPMAEITPPAQWIEGPIV
- a CDS encoding pyridoxal phosphate-dependent aminotransferase — translated: MNTATGPGLSSLVREQLATPSPIRQIMKMAERQNILAMGLDPANVISFGGGWVNHEAPEEFRQAYQAVVSDTDLFHKSGGYTATLGDLECREQIARFEEHVFGVPRLAAQHIAIGMGSTQLTHDLFRTLLDPGDTVMLLDPTYANYEGQLAFAATGIKIVRLRVLDPETWSYLPETDPAGVAREFTRLFDHHRPKLVLFGAPDNPTSQVVPQALADVMLAKTAEAGSWLAIDFAYKCQYFQAPPAYYAWSPADHPNVIGIHSNSKWARGLGRRLGWIEAQSAVVEAIERVQQCSILCPDTLAQMAMARYLKQAIPDGSLRKYIDHANVMYKHAADVTLKAIDAHLQRPRLTPFGGLYTCVDIGTNAEAFVPKALQATGVLVVPGGGFGASLTNGVRISFGPLVRDTATIEAGLERLGRWMRAQ
- a CDS encoding PEP-CTERM sorting domain-containing protein; the protein is MKSIVTLIAGLIIAFGSTGAAASISVLFIGNSFLFGAGSPVRFYRADTVTDLNHEGIGGVPALFKSFTQQAGLDYDVSLETRGGSGLDFHLANKLSVIGSRAWDTVVMHGFSLLDREKHRDPAKLIATTKAMAEFLRGKNPKVAIYTMATWARADHVYPAKGAWTGQSIEAMARDIRAAYDQAARPAGVKAVIPVGEAWNRAMQTGVADPNPYDGIDAGKLNLWTYDAYHASTHGYYLEALVIFGTLTGKDPRSLGDAECSGFELGMSRAEVRALQQVAFDQLGSAVTAAPLVTAKPAPAERCTIS
- a CDS encoding ABC transporter permease encodes the protein MLIDDWKFGWRQLIKSPGFSLTAILTLGLAIGANTAVFSLVDAVMLRPLPYPQPDRLAELTLVIHRNGARLGENSSHTGAVWEAVRDQAKSIDAAVFSGLSARINLVAANQALPVFPQRVSAGYFGVLGVPPLIGREFSLDEDRAGGPAVTILSDRLWRSAFRGDAGIVGQTVLLKGEPHTVVGVMPPSFRTNSEADLWTPIRPSRSGEGSGQNYGIIARVRDGVSWTQAAGEVAAVADPALQSRTSSDGVTASHSLRSLQESLTADVRTPLLLLGAAVGLVLLVACVNLAGLLLARAGRRTREIATRLAVGGDRRTVVRQLLIESLVLAVCGGVVGLALGAAAIAALKASASDLLLTPWGDVGLDGRVLFVTMALTLLTTIVFGLVPAMHATRVDVQAALAEGGTRSVAGGARGWPRRLLVMAEVALGVVLLVGAGLLIRTFIHLQTLQPGFDSRNVMAASASLEDARYEQHERVQRLFDDSLARLRAVPGVESAAVSLGLPYERILNMSAQIVGADGPGAFRGASLTYVTPGYFETLKLPLRAGRSFSDRDTATSVPAIVINEAFAQRHFDNRNPIGERVLVANVVREVVGVAANVQQRGGFGDFAPIDVLPSLYVPFSQFQVSSLRTFHGWFMPAWIIRASSPGAVTEQAVRRVMAEVDPQLPFAAVRAVDEVRRAALARQRLLGTLVGLLGAAALFLAAIGIHGLIASGVAERTRELGIRMALGATVGQTVRDAALPGVLMAVAGLVVGCGVALGVSGLLRSLLWGVQANDPLTFAAVVITLLIVALAASVLPALRVRRLDPVSLLRTE
- a CDS encoding M1 family aminopeptidase: MRFFGCLALILSFPLLAAAQTASPGSGVPLEIATARAANISDLRYELVLSIPEDLAAPLTGTNTLRFSLKDASTPLVIDFETSREHLKAVEANGRPSPFAYVNGHLIVPAASLVAGANTVRVTFNAGDASLNRSKDFLYTLFVPARARLALPVFDQPDLKGRWTMTLEHPAAWQSAANGAELTRTVNGTRATATFAETQPLSTYLVAFIAGDFKIETAERNGRTFRMFHRETDAGKVARNREAIFDLHARALAFLEDYTAIPYAFGKFDFVAIPAFQFGGMEHAGKILYNASGLMLDESATQNQLLGRASVIAHETAHMWFGDLVTMRWFNDVWMKEVFANFMAAKIVNPSFPTVNHDLRFLLSHYPAAYEVDRTPGANPIRQVLDNLNEAGSMYGAIIYQKAPVVMRHLETLLGADNFRDGLRDYLKRHAFANATWSDLITVLDARTPVNLQQWSRAWVDQPGRPAIQTELQLKDGKIARLAFRQRDPRNRNLIWPQQLRVALGLPSGREMMIVDLNGASVDVPQAVGQPAPAYVLPSAAGWAYGSFVLDRTTLDYLASSLPEIDDPLTRGSAWVTLWDALLDGQVRPAAFVDLAMQSLPRETDEQMTSRILGYTAAAWWRFLKPAELAARATRLESLLREGLAQAQTPSQKASWFGTLRNVAQTPGTVEWLRKVWAKEEAVTGLPLAEADFTTLALELAVRQVPDWQQILQTQLTRIENPDRKGRFAFVMPALSADPAVREKWFVSLKDVANRRREPWVLEGLGYLHHPLRAASSEKYVRPSLDLLWDIQKTGDIFFPKRWLDATLGGHQSPAVANTVRDFLKNLPAHYPERLRNITLQSADELYRAAEITRR
- a CDS encoding amidase, with amino-acid sequence MDQISRRTFGLALGAAAVGGPLHALSSGERRQARPGVSKPDELCDLSAVDLATRLRRKDVSARDVMAAHLARIERVNPKVNAIVTLVADRAMAEAAKADELAARGGPLGVLHGLPVAHKDLVDTAGIRTTRGSLFYKDNVPTRDALIVTRIKAAGAITCGKTNTPELGAGSQTFNQVFGATRNPFDVTKTCGGSSGGAAVALACGMVPIADGSDTGGSLRNPAAFCNVVGLRPSPGRVPTDSTSWSPLSVSGPIARSVADVALFLSAIAIADGRSPLSLSDDPATFRRPLDRSFKGVRIAWWQGLGGIPFEPEIRTVVDANRRVFADLGCQIEDAEPDFTGVDQAFPTLRYAANHPRNSQLLRERPEWVKDTIKYEAAQAERMTGADLGRAMARHSLMFDQSRQFFERYDYFVLPVTQVAPFDVTTPYPTQVAGTTMATYLDWMRSCWYVTFMANPAISVPAGFTTGGLPVGIQIVGRHRDDWSVLQLAHAFEGATNHRRRQPAVLGL